The DNA window GAAGAGGAATTTGTTGCCGTTAATGTAAATGCCATTCCTCACGAACTTTTTGAAAGCACCTTATTTGGCTATGTTAAAGGTGCCTTTACAGGTGCAAACACCAATACGACAGGGCTGGTGGAAAAAGCGGGCAAGGGAACCATTTTTCTGGATGAAATCGGTGACTTGCCAATGGAACAGCAGGTAAAACTTTTACGCTTAATAGAAACCAGAGAGTATTATAAAGTGGGTTCCAGCCGACCTTCCCGAACCGAAGCTCGTTTTATTTTTGCCACAATGCAAGACCTGAATCAAAAAGTTGAACAACAGTCCTTTCGGAATGACCTATTTTACCGCATTTCCGATTTGGAAATAAATATTCCTCCCTTGCGCGAAAGAAAAGAAGATATTCCTGCTTTGTGCGAATATATTATCCCCCAATTGGCAAAAGAAGAAGGCATCCCCAAGATACCTGTTCTGACAAAAGATGCCTATAACGCCTTACTGGCTTACTCCTTCCCAGGAAATATCCGCGAATTAAGAAAAATCCTGCGTCAGACCATTTTGAACCTGGAAAATAATGAAATTACCAAAACAGACCTTTTCCCACCAGTTGAACAAAATGTTGCCAAAACTAAAGGGAGCGCCTGCGCCGAATGCGAAGCATATTTCATCAAAAAAGTGCTCGCCAATACTAATTTTAACGCCAGCTTAACAATGAAACTCTTGGGTATCAGCCGCAGCAGTTTTTACGATAAATTAAAACGCTATAACATCAATGTTGAACATAAACTGGAATGAATATTTTGCATTCTGAGGGTATCCCGTGTATGAACAGTAGGAAGAATGTAAACGGAGCTGAGTGTAGCTCCGTTTTTTTGTTAGTTTAAAT is part of the Candidatus Cloacimonas sp. genome and encodes:
- a CDS encoding sigma-54 dependent transcriptional regulator, encoding MKSSDLTHILVLDDETSIRDGLIHYFSERNYRISGASNWEEAQLILTKFTVHIIILDVVLPGFDRKKDGLDVLSLIKQTYPDIEVIMISGHATVEKVIAAWNQGALMFLEKPYSLEEMEKAVKRAEYYSRGFSRLHQLEAQVISQKMEQSLGTKVIAQSPQMKKCLSLAKKYAQNNHSVLITGESGTGKEIIAKLIHYFSDRSEEEFVAVNVNAIPHELFESTLFGYVKGAFTGANTNTTGLVEKAGKGTIFLDEIGDLPMEQQVKLLRLIETREYYKVGSSRPSRTEARFIFATMQDLNQKVEQQSFRNDLFYRISDLEINIPPLRERKEDIPALCEYIIPQLAKEEGIPKIPVLTKDAYNALLAYSFPGNIRELRKILRQTILNLENNEITKTDLFPPVEQNVAKTKGSACAECEAYFIKKVLANTNFNASLTMKLLGISRSSFYDKLKRYNINVEHKLE